The Amycolatopsis viridis genome window below encodes:
- a CDS encoding lipase maturation factor family protein yields MTWEWFTDPGYWAARLVFQRLLAAMYLVAFLAAALQFKPLLGERGLLPVPDFVRRVPFRRAPSLFHWRYSDRLFATVAWSGVVVSSALVLGLSDHLPVWAAMLAWTVPWVLYQSIVNVGQLWYSFGWESLLLETGFLAIFLGPADTAPPVLVLWLLRWVLFRLEFGAGLIKMRGDACWRDLTCLCYHHETQPMPGPLSWYFHHLPRPLHKVEAAASHGTQLVVPFALFAPQPAASAAALLIIATQLWLVASGNFAWLNFLTITLAVSVVDIFPVQAPPLPGSPVWHRGLLIGLTVLVVVLSYRPARNLVSRRQVMNTSFDQLHLVNTYGAFGTVTKVRHEIVIEATDDPRPDEDTVWREYEFKGKPGDPRRRPPQFAPYHLRLDWLMWFAALSTRYAQSWLPGLAEKLLAADPETLKLLRHDPFHGGRPTYVRANLYRYRFTTPRERRETGAWWVREARGPVLPTTRLGADGAVVAVE; encoded by the coding sequence GTGACGTGGGAGTGGTTCACCGATCCGGGCTACTGGGCGGCCCGGCTGGTGTTCCAGCGCCTGCTCGCGGCGATGTACCTGGTCGCGTTCCTCGCCGCGGCGTTGCAGTTCAAGCCGCTGCTCGGCGAGCGTGGCCTGCTGCCGGTCCCGGACTTCGTGCGGCGCGTGCCGTTCCGCCGCGCGCCCAGCCTGTTCCACTGGCGCTACTCCGACCGTCTGTTCGCGACCGTCGCGTGGTCCGGCGTCGTGGTGTCCTCGGCGCTCGTCCTCGGGTTGTCCGACCACCTGCCGGTGTGGGCCGCGATGCTCGCGTGGACGGTGCCGTGGGTGCTGTACCAGTCGATCGTCAACGTCGGGCAGCTGTGGTACTCCTTCGGGTGGGAATCACTGCTGCTCGAAACCGGGTTCCTGGCGATCTTCCTCGGCCCGGCGGACACCGCACCACCGGTGCTCGTGCTGTGGCTGCTGCGCTGGGTGCTGTTCCGGCTCGAGTTCGGCGCCGGGTTGATCAAGATGCGCGGCGACGCGTGCTGGCGCGACCTGACCTGCCTCTGCTACCACCACGAAACCCAGCCCATGCCCGGCCCGCTGAGCTGGTACTTCCACCACCTGCCCCGACCACTGCACAAGGTGGAGGCCGCGGCCAGCCACGGCACCCAGCTCGTCGTGCCGTTCGCGTTGTTCGCGCCGCAGCCGGCCGCGAGTGCAGCCGCGCTGCTGATCATCGCGACCCAGCTGTGGCTGGTCGCCAGCGGCAACTTCGCGTGGCTGAACTTCCTCACGATCACCCTCGCGGTGTCCGTTGTGGACATCTTCCCGGTGCAGGCCCCACCGCTGCCCGGATCACCGGTGTGGCACCGCGGTCTCCTGATCGGGCTGACCGTGCTGGTCGTCGTGCTCAGCTACCGGCCGGCCCGGAACCTGGTGTCGCGGCGGCAGGTCATGAACACCAGCTTCGACCAGCTGCACCTGGTCAACACCTACGGCGCGTTCGGCACCGTCACCAAGGTGCGGCACGAAATCGTCATCGAGGCCACCGACGATCCCCGGCCCGACGAGGACACGGTGTGGCGCGAGTACGAGTTCAAGGGCAAACCCGGGGACCCGCGGCGCCGCCCACCCCAGTTCGCGCCGTACCACCTGCGGCTGGACTGGCTGATGTGGTTCGCCGCGCTGTCCACCCGGTACGCCCAGTCGTGGCTGCCGGGCCTGGCGGAGAAGCTGCTGGCCGCCGACCCGGAGACGCTGAAGCTGCTGCGGCACGACCCGTTCCACGGCGGACGTCCGACCTACGTGCGGGCGAATCTCTACCGGTACCGCTTCACCACCCCACGGGAGCGCCGGGAGACTGGAGCGTGGTGGGTGCGCGAAGCCCGCGGCCCGGTGCTGCCGACCACCCGCCTGGGAGCGGACGGCGCGGTGGTCGCCGTCGAATGA
- the eda gene encoding bifunctional 4-hydroxy-2-oxoglutarate aldolase/2-dehydro-3-deoxy-phosphogluconate aldolase, which yields MKTGHDVLELSAVLPVVVVDDAADAVPLAKALVAGGIRAIELTLRTPAGLAAIERVATEVPDIVVGAGTVVTPEQARQAADAGSAFLVTPGCTDRLLEAVSSTGLPFLPGVSTVSEAMRAAEHGITALKFFPAEASGGVAYLKALAGPLPGLRFCPTGGISPENAPKYLALSTVGCVGGSWLTPADAVTAGDFGRIEQLAREAAALR from the coding sequence GTGAAGACAGGTCATGACGTGCTCGAGCTGTCCGCGGTGCTGCCGGTCGTCGTGGTGGACGACGCGGCGGACGCGGTGCCGCTGGCGAAAGCGCTGGTCGCGGGCGGGATCCGGGCGATCGAGCTGACGCTGCGCACGCCGGCCGGGCTCGCCGCGATCGAGCGGGTGGCCACCGAGGTGCCGGACATCGTGGTCGGTGCGGGCACCGTGGTGACCCCCGAACAGGCCAGGCAGGCGGCGGACGCGGGCTCGGCGTTCCTGGTCACACCGGGCTGCACGGACCGGCTGCTGGAAGCCGTGTCCAGCACCGGGCTGCCGTTCCTGCCGGGCGTGAGCACGGTGTCCGAGGCGATGCGGGCCGCCGAGCACGGGATCACCGCGCTGAAGTTCTTCCCCGCCGAGGCCAGTGGCGGCGTGGCGTACCTCAAGGCACTGGCCGGGCCGCTGCCGGGGCTGCGGTTCTGCCCCACCGGCGGGATCTCCCCGGAGAACGCACCGAAGTACCTGGCACTGTCCACAGTGGGCTGTGTCGGCGGGTCCTGGCTGACGCCGGCGGACGCCGTCACAGCGGGTGACTTCGGCCGGATCGAGCAGCTGGCGCGCGAGGCCGCGGCACTGCGCTGA
- the edd gene encoding phosphogluconate dehydratase, translated as MPEARTPVHPVVEEVTRRIAARSADTRSAYLARMAAARAEGPARAGLACSNLAHGFAACGGADRIALRGLRKPGIAIVSAYNDLLSAHQPLDEFPAWIKDAAREAGGVAQFAGGVPAMCDGITQGRAGMELSLFSREVIAMATGIALSHEMFDGTLLLGVCDKIVPGLLIGALAFGHLPAILVPAGPMTSGLPNKEKARVRQLHAEGRATREELLAAESASYHSAGTCTFYGTANSNQLVVEVMGLHLPGASFVHPGTPLRKALTEEAARRVVALSRADEYTPLAEVVSERSVVNGVVALLATGGSTNHTMHLVAIAAAAGIQLTWDDFADLSAVVPLLASVYPNGNADINHFHAAGGVQVLVGTLLDAGLLHPDVRTVAGDGLWRYRSEPVLDGGSLRWREVPARSLDEDVLRPVDNPFAPDGGLRMLSGSLGRAVIKVSAVAPEHRVVRAPARVFTTQDGFTEAFRAGELDRDVVVVIRNQGPQANGMPELHGLTPALGVLMDRGHRVALVTDGRMSGASGKIPAAIQVTPEAAAGGPLARVADGDLVVVDAGAGRLDVLVDEAELAARPVRDAPPDEAAWVGTGRELFTALRRAVGPADQGAGVFGPMTPAHFGAPARV; from the coding sequence GTGCCCGAAGCCCGAACACCCGTCCACCCCGTCGTCGAGGAAGTCACCCGGCGCATCGCCGCGCGCAGTGCCGACACCCGCAGCGCCTACCTCGCACGCATGGCCGCCGCCCGCGCCGAAGGACCCGCCCGCGCCGGCCTCGCCTGCAGCAACCTCGCCCACGGATTCGCCGCCTGCGGCGGAGCCGACCGCATCGCACTGCGCGGGCTGCGCAAGCCCGGCATCGCGATCGTGTCCGCCTACAACGACCTGCTGTCCGCGCACCAGCCGCTGGACGAGTTCCCCGCGTGGATCAAGGACGCCGCGCGCGAGGCCGGCGGGGTCGCCCAGTTCGCCGGCGGCGTGCCCGCCATGTGCGACGGCATCACCCAGGGGCGCGCCGGAATGGAGCTGTCCCTGTTCAGCCGCGAGGTCATCGCGATGGCCACCGGCATCGCCCTGTCCCACGAGATGTTCGACGGCACGCTGCTGCTCGGCGTGTGCGACAAGATCGTGCCCGGCCTGCTGATCGGCGCGCTGGCCTTCGGCCACCTGCCGGCGATCCTGGTGCCGGCCGGTCCGATGACCTCCGGCCTGCCCAACAAGGAGAAGGCCCGCGTGCGGCAGCTGCACGCCGAGGGCCGCGCCACCCGCGAGGAGCTGCTGGCGGCCGAGTCCGCGTCCTACCACTCGGCGGGCACCTGCACGTTCTACGGCACCGCGAACTCCAACCAGCTGGTCGTCGAGGTGATGGGCCTGCACCTGCCCGGCGCGAGCTTCGTGCACCCCGGCACACCGCTGCGCAAGGCGCTGACCGAGGAAGCCGCGCGCCGCGTGGTCGCCCTGTCCCGGGCCGACGAGTACACGCCGCTGGCGGAGGTGGTCAGCGAGCGCTCGGTGGTCAACGGCGTGGTGGCGCTGCTGGCCACCGGCGGCTCCACCAACCACACCATGCACCTGGTCGCGATCGCGGCAGCCGCGGGGATCCAGCTGACCTGGGACGACTTCGCCGACCTGTCCGCGGTGGTGCCGCTGCTCGCCAGCGTCTACCCCAACGGCAACGCGGACATCAACCACTTCCACGCGGCCGGCGGCGTGCAGGTCCTGGTCGGCACGCTGCTCGACGCCGGGCTGCTGCACCCCGACGTCCGGACGGTCGCCGGGGACGGGTTGTGGCGGTACCGCTCGGAACCGGTGCTGGACGGCGGTTCGCTGCGGTGGCGCGAGGTGCCGGCCCGCAGCCTGGACGAGGACGTGCTGCGGCCGGTGGACAACCCGTTCGCACCCGACGGCGGGCTGCGGATGCTCTCCGGCAGCCTCGGCCGTGCGGTGATCAAGGTGTCCGCGGTCGCCCCGGAGCACCGCGTGGTGCGCGCGCCCGCCCGGGTCTTCACCACCCAGGACGGGTTCACCGAGGCGTTCCGGGCCGGTGAGCTGGACCGGGATGTCGTGGTGGTGATCCGCAACCAGGGACCGCAGGCCAACGGCATGCCGGAGCTGCACGGCCTCACGCCGGCGCTCGGCGTGCTGATGGACCGCGGGCACCGGGTGGCCCTGGTCACCGACGGCCGGATGTCCGGTGCGTCCGGCAAGATCCCGGCCGCGATCCAGGTGACCCCGGAAGCCGCCGCCGGCGGTCCGCTGGCCCGGGTCGCCGACGGCGACCTGGTGGTGGTCGACGCCGGCGCCGGGCGGCTCGACGTGCTGGTTGACGAGGCCGAGCTGGCCGCGCGGCCGGTGCGGGACGCACCGCCGGACGAGGCAGCCTGGGTCGGCACCGGGCGCGAGCTGTTCACCGCGCTGCGGCGCGCGGTCGGGCCGGCCGACCAGGGCGCCGGCGTCTTCGGGCCGATGACCCCGGCGCACTTCGGTGCGCCGGCGCGAGTGTGA
- a CDS encoding fumarate reductase/succinate dehydrogenase flavoprotein subunit, producing the protein MAEVERHSYDVVVIGAGGAGLRAVIEARQRGLSVAVVCKSLFGKAHTVMAEGGCAAAMGNANERDSWQVHFRDTMRGGKFLNNWRMAELHAKEAPDRVWELETYGALFDRTPDGRISQRNFGGHTYPRLAHVGDRTGLELIRTMQQKIVSLQQEDLREFGDYEAKLKVFAECTITELLKDGDRIAGAFGYWRESGRFILFETPAVVLATGGIGKSFKVTSNSWEYTGDGHALALRAGADLINMEFVQFHPTGMVWPPSVKGILVTEGVRGDGGVLKNSDGKRFMFDYVPDVFKGQYADSEDEADRWYTDQENNRRTPDLLPRDEVARAINSEVKAGRGSPHGGVFLDIASRMSAEEIRRRLPSMYHQFKELADVDITAEAMEVGPTCHYVMGGIEVDPDTAASSVRGLFAAGECSGGMHGSNRLGGNSLSDLLVFGRRAGLGAASYVEGLESRPSVRESDVDQAARTALVPFDPPAEGVEENPYTLHSELQQSMNDLVGIIRKSEEIERALAKLDEIKKRIRNVTVEGHRQFNPGWHLAVDLRNMLLVSECVARAALMRTESRGGHTRDDYPQMDSRWRNTLLVCSASGDDPLALHVTVTPKDQQPMRPDLLELFELSELEKYYTEDELTGHPGRQS; encoded by the coding sequence ATGGCGGAAGTCGAGCGGCACAGCTACGACGTGGTGGTGATCGGCGCCGGCGGCGCCGGTCTGCGCGCGGTGATCGAGGCGCGGCAGCGCGGGCTGTCGGTGGCGGTGGTGTGCAAGTCGCTGTTCGGCAAGGCGCACACGGTCATGGCCGAGGGCGGGTGCGCCGCGGCGATGGGCAACGCGAACGAGCGGGACAGCTGGCAGGTGCACTTCCGGGACACCATGCGCGGCGGCAAGTTCCTCAACAACTGGCGGATGGCCGAGCTGCACGCGAAGGAGGCGCCGGACCGGGTCTGGGAGCTGGAGACCTACGGCGCGCTGTTCGACCGCACCCCGGACGGGCGGATCAGCCAGCGCAACTTCGGCGGCCACACCTATCCGCGGCTGGCGCACGTCGGCGACCGCACCGGGCTCGAGCTGATCCGCACCATGCAGCAGAAGATCGTCTCGTTGCAGCAGGAGGACCTGCGGGAGTTCGGTGACTACGAGGCCAAGCTGAAGGTCTTCGCCGAGTGCACGATCACCGAGCTGCTCAAGGACGGCGACCGGATCGCCGGGGCGTTCGGGTACTGGCGGGAAAGCGGCCGGTTCATCCTGTTCGAGACGCCGGCGGTGGTGCTCGCGACCGGCGGCATCGGCAAGTCGTTCAAGGTCACCTCGAACTCGTGGGAGTACACCGGTGACGGGCACGCGCTCGCGCTGCGCGCGGGGGCCGATCTGATCAACATGGAGTTCGTCCAGTTCCACCCGACCGGCATGGTGTGGCCGCCGAGCGTCAAGGGCATCCTGGTCACCGAGGGGGTGCGCGGGGACGGCGGCGTGCTGAAGAACTCCGACGGCAAGCGGTTCATGTTCGACTACGTGCCGGACGTGTTCAAGGGCCAGTACGCCGACTCCGAGGACGAGGCCGACCGCTGGTACACCGACCAGGAGAACAACCGCCGCACACCGGACCTGCTGCCGCGCGACGAGGTGGCGCGGGCGATCAACTCGGAGGTCAAGGCCGGGCGCGGCTCCCCGCACGGAGGCGTGTTCCTGGACATCGCCAGCCGGATGAGCGCGGAGGAGATCCGCCGCCGGCTGCCGTCGATGTACCACCAGTTCAAGGAACTGGCCGATGTGGACATCACCGCCGAGGCGATGGAGGTCGGCCCGACCTGCCACTACGTGATGGGTGGCATCGAGGTCGACCCGGACACCGCGGCCTCCAGCGTGCGCGGGCTGTTCGCCGCGGGGGAGTGCTCCGGTGGGATGCACGGGTCGAACCGGCTGGGCGGCAACTCGTTGTCCGATCTGCTGGTGTTCGGCCGGCGGGCGGGTCTCGGCGCCGCGTCCTACGTGGAGGGTCTGGAATCCCGCCCGTCGGTGCGGGAGTCCGATGTGGACCAGGCGGCCCGCACCGCGCTGGTGCCCTTCGACCCGCCCGCGGAAGGGGTCGAGGAGAACCCCTACACGCTGCACAGCGAACTGCAGCAGTCGATGAACGACCTGGTCGGCATCATCCGCAAGTCCGAGGAGATCGAGCGGGCGCTGGCGAAGCTGGACGAGATCAAGAAGCGGATCCGCAACGTCACCGTCGAGGGGCACCGGCAGTTCAACCCGGGCTGGCACCTGGCGGTGGACCTGCGCAACATGCTGCTGGTGAGCGAATGCGTGGCGCGCGCGGCGCTGATGCGCACCGAGAGCCGTGGCGGGCACACCCGGGACGACTACCCCCAGATGGACTCCCGCTGGCGCAACACGCTGCTGGTGTGCAGCGCCTCCGGGGACGATCCGCTGGCCCTGCACGTCACCGTCACACCGAAGGACCAGCAGCCGATGCGGCCCGACCTGCTGGAGCTGTTCGAGCTGAGCGAGCTGGAGAAGTACTACACCGAAGACGAGCTGACCGGGCACCCGGGGAGGCAGTCGTGA
- a CDS encoding succinate dehydrogenase/fumarate reductase iron-sulfur subunit — protein sequence MSYKASFRVWRGDASGGGLQDFTVEVNEGEVVLDIIHRLQATQCSDLAVRWNCKAGKCGSCSAEINGRPRLLCMTRMSVFAEDEVVTVTPMRTFPVIRDLVTDVSFNYTKAREIPAFTPPPGLKPGEYRMKQADVERSQEFRKCIECYLCQNTCHVIRDHEENKEHFAGPRYLMRIAELEMHPLDVADRRPAAQAEHGLGYCNITKCCTEVCPENIHITDNALIPMKERVADRRYDPVVWLGSKIFRRKAE from the coding sequence GTGAGCTACAAGGCGTCGTTCCGGGTCTGGCGCGGTGACGCGTCCGGCGGCGGGCTGCAGGACTTCACCGTCGAGGTCAACGAGGGCGAGGTCGTGCTCGACATCATCCACCGGCTGCAGGCCACGCAGTGCTCCGACCTGGCGGTGCGGTGGAACTGCAAGGCGGGCAAGTGCGGCTCGTGCTCCGCGGAGATCAACGGGCGGCCCCGGCTGCTGTGCATGACGCGGATGTCGGTGTTCGCCGAGGACGAGGTCGTCACCGTCACGCCGATGCGGACGTTCCCGGTGATCCGCGATCTGGTCACCGACGTGTCGTTCAACTACACCAAGGCGCGCGAGATCCCCGCGTTCACGCCGCCGCCGGGCCTGAAGCCGGGCGAGTACCGGATGAAGCAGGCCGACGTGGAACGGTCGCAGGAGTTCCGCAAGTGCATCGAGTGCTACCTGTGCCAGAACACCTGCCACGTCATCCGCGACCACGAGGAGAACAAGGAGCACTTCGCCGGGCCGCGGTACCTGATGCGGATCGCCGAGCTGGAGATGCACCCGCTCGACGTGGCCGACCGCCGCCCGGCCGCGCAGGCCGAGCACGGGCTGGGCTACTGCAACATCACCAAGTGCTGCACGGAGGTCTGCCCGGAGAACATCCACATCACCGACAACGCGCTGATCCCGATGAAGGAGCGCGTGGCGGACCGCCGGTACGACCCGGTGGTGTGGCTGGGCAGCAAGATCTTCCGGCGGAAGGCGGAGTAG
- a CDS encoding ROK family transcriptional regulator: protein MPPARTGTPTSAGHILAILRSEGPLTRQQLQDRIGLSRATLVERLDVLQRLGLLRQEGHRASSGGRPAEVLAANDVGRTALVADIGQRHATIAVADLRGTVFGQTHRALPAGHRPEDTLSFLLSAGRELLAGSGRADSLCAVGLSVPGQIDYEAGTTIAPPSMPDWRGVRLRDPFADTLSVPVFLDNDANALAFGAYCEMNRPRAALVGVKVGTGIGAGMVISGRVHRGETGCAGEVGHIRIEGSELRCDCGRRGCVSAIASGQAVIRTLRPTGVRTSGDVLRRVRAGEAEAVRVTREAGRLVGTVLATVVTIVNPRYVRVGGAIGVLPPFLAGLREVVLSHAHTSSLDSLDIGPCAVGVNTTLTGVAGIVADEMLAPETVDAMVSP, encoded by the coding sequence ATGCCCCCGGCACGCACCGGCACGCCCACCTCGGCGGGCCACATCCTCGCGATCCTGCGCAGCGAGGGACCGCTGACGCGGCAGCAACTGCAGGACCGGATCGGCCTGTCCCGCGCAACACTGGTCGAGCGCCTCGATGTGCTGCAGCGACTGGGACTGCTCCGGCAGGAGGGCCACCGCGCGTCCAGCGGCGGCCGTCCGGCCGAGGTACTGGCGGCCAACGACGTGGGCCGCACCGCGCTGGTGGCCGACATCGGCCAGCGGCACGCCACGATCGCGGTTGCCGACCTGCGCGGCACGGTGTTCGGGCAGACCCACCGCGCGCTGCCGGCCGGGCACCGGCCGGAGGACACCCTGTCGTTCCTGCTGTCGGCCGGCCGCGAACTGCTCGCCGGGTCGGGCCGCGCGGACAGCCTGTGCGCCGTCGGGCTGAGCGTGCCCGGGCAGATCGACTACGAGGCGGGCACCACGATCGCCCCGCCGTCGATGCCGGACTGGCGCGGCGTTCGGCTGCGCGACCCCTTCGCGGACACGCTGTCGGTGCCGGTGTTCCTGGACAACGACGCGAACGCGCTGGCGTTCGGCGCGTACTGCGAGATGAACCGGCCCCGGGCCGCGCTGGTCGGGGTGAAGGTCGGCACCGGTATCGGCGCCGGGATGGTGATCTCCGGGCGGGTGCACCGCGGGGAGACCGGGTGCGCCGGCGAGGTGGGGCACATCCGCATCGAGGGGTCCGAGCTGCGGTGCGACTGCGGGCGACGGGGCTGCGTGTCGGCGATCGCCAGCGGGCAGGCGGTCATCCGCACGCTGCGCCCGACCGGGGTGCGCACCTCCGGCGACGTGCTGCGCCGGGTCCGCGCGGGTGAGGCCGAGGCGGTCCGGGTGACGCGGGAGGCCGGGCGGCTGGTGGGGACCGTCCTGGCGACCGTGGTGACCATCGTCAACCCGAGGTACGTGCGGGTCGGCGGCGCGATCGGGGTGCTGCCGCCGTTCCTGGCGGGCCTGCGCGAGGTGGTGCTGTCCCACGCGCACACCAGCTCGCTGGACAGCCTTGACATCGGGCCGTGCGCGGTCGGCGTGAACACCACGCTCACCGGCGTCGCGGGGATCGTCGCGGACGAGATGCTCGCGCCGGAGACCGTGGACGCGATGGTGTCCCCGTGA
- a CDS encoding ABC transporter substrate-binding protein, translated as MRAARPIGSGPTRRTVLRGLFLAGAASMAAGCVGFATTGGGGMVFLSTQFRPVAEAERFRGFLTRTFPGAVSYVTIEEGPFASQVQSQVGAGRTQVGLLGGSHSDLAPLAGTYLEDVSGVPAGHGYPAEYLALAKAGTAQSWYVPWAQASFVLAAHEDALQHLPSGADPDTLTYDQFLDWAIAARRANGNRPMLGLPCGPKGLIHRFLQGYLLPSFTGGQITTFRSPEAVTAWRYLKELWANTSPSSTTYDFMQEPLQSGAVRIGWDHVARLVSAPGTEPQRWRMLPAPRGPHGLGYMAVVLGLAIPKGSTDRRQAEQVIAALSTPQAQVELLRSNGFFPVVDAPIPDDLPPALQLEAGAVQRQRDAPGAILSLLPVGLGTREGEVTKAFKDSFRAIVLEGADIRSTLDNQARVLQKVFDDLKVPCWAPDPPAQRCEVA; from the coding sequence ATGCGCGCGGCCCGCCCGATCGGCAGCGGCCCCACCCGTCGTACCGTCCTGCGGGGGCTCTTCCTGGCCGGCGCCGCCTCGATGGCGGCCGGCTGCGTCGGCTTCGCGACGACGGGCGGCGGCGGGATGGTCTTCCTGTCCACGCAGTTCCGCCCGGTCGCCGAGGCCGAGCGTTTCCGCGGGTTCCTGACGCGGACGTTCCCGGGCGCGGTCAGCTACGTCACCATCGAGGAAGGCCCGTTCGCCAGCCAGGTGCAGAGCCAGGTCGGCGCCGGCCGCACCCAGGTCGGTCTGCTCGGCGGCTCGCACAGCGACCTCGCGCCGCTCGCCGGGACGTACCTGGAGGACGTCTCCGGAGTGCCCGCAGGCCACGGCTACCCGGCGGAGTACCTGGCGCTCGCCAAGGCCGGTACCGCCCAGTCCTGGTACGTCCCGTGGGCGCAGGCCAGCTTCGTGCTCGCCGCGCACGAGGACGCCCTGCAGCACCTGCCCTCCGGCGCGGACCCGGACACGCTGACCTACGACCAGTTCCTGGACTGGGCCATCGCCGCCCGCCGGGCCAACGGCAACCGGCCGATGCTCGGCCTGCCGTGCGGCCCGAAGGGGCTCATCCACCGCTTCCTGCAGGGCTACCTGCTGCCCTCGTTCACCGGCGGCCAGATCACCACCTTCCGCTCGCCGGAGGCGGTCACCGCCTGGCGGTACCTCAAGGAGCTGTGGGCCAACACCAGCCCGTCCAGCACCACCTACGACTTCATGCAGGAGCCGCTGCAGTCCGGTGCGGTGCGCATCGGCTGGGACCACGTCGCGCGCCTGGTGTCCGCGCCGGGCACCGAGCCGCAGCGGTGGCGCATGCTGCCCGCGCCGCGCGGTCCGCACGGCCTCGGCTACATGGCCGTCGTGCTCGGCCTCGCCATCCCGAAGGGCAGCACCGACCGCCGCCAGGCCGAGCAGGTGATCGCCGCGCTGTCCACCCCGCAGGCGCAGGTCGAGCTGCTGCGGTCGAACGGGTTCTTCCCCGTGGTCGATGCGCCGATCCCGGACGACCTGCCGCCCGCCCTGCAGCTGGAGGCCGGTGCGGTGCAGCGCCAGCGGGACGCGCCGGGCGCGATCCTGTCGCTGCTGCCGGTCGGCCTGGGCACCCGCGAGGGCGAGGTCACCAAGGCGTTCAAGGACTCCTTCCGGGCGATCGTCCTGGAGGGTGCCGACATCCGGTCCACACTGGACAACCAGGCGAGGGTGCTGCAGAAGGTGTTCGACGACCTGAAGGTGCCGTGCTGGGCGCCCGACCCACCGGCACAGCGTTGCGAGGTGGCCTGA
- a CDS encoding carbohydrate ABC transporter permease, with the protein MAVATIRAGSRRRRAGSPWLLLAPSIVFMLALFGWPVVQALISAFTDGSGFTLAAWERLFGDPYFLKALRNTLLLIVIVVPVQLVLAVAMALLVQARPKFLSGHFYLWTVPLAVSELAAGLVWLSVFDNRGYLNSLLVSWGLSDTGVQWLNYTHTGTMLLAVVIAEVWRATSLVFVIVVAGIQMVPKDFDEAAQVLGASAWQRLWHVTLPQLKPSLQVALILRTILALQAFAVAQALTGRDFPLLVGETYQWYVNLQNPAVASAAALVVLVLSLVTAVVYLRTMRQREAAE; encoded by the coding sequence ATGGCGGTGGCCACCATCCGTGCGGGGAGCAGGCGCCGCCGGGCCGGGTCGCCCTGGCTGCTGCTCGCGCCGTCGATCGTGTTCATGCTGGCGCTGTTCGGCTGGCCGGTGGTGCAGGCGCTGATCTCGGCGTTCACCGACGGCTCCGGCTTCACGCTCGCCGCGTGGGAGCGCCTCTTCGGCGACCCGTACTTCCTCAAGGCCCTGCGCAACACCCTGCTGCTCATCGTCATCGTGGTGCCGGTGCAGCTCGTGCTGGCGGTGGCGATGGCACTGCTCGTGCAGGCCCGGCCGAAGTTCCTGTCCGGCCACTTCTACCTGTGGACCGTCCCGCTCGCGGTGTCCGAGCTGGCCGCCGGGCTGGTGTGGCTGTCGGTGTTCGACAACCGCGGCTACCTGAACTCGCTGCTGGTGTCGTGGGGCCTGTCCGACACCGGCGTGCAGTGGCTGAACTACACCCACACCGGGACGATGCTGCTGGCCGTGGTGATCGCCGAGGTCTGGCGCGCCACCTCGCTGGTGTTCGTGATCGTCGTCGCCGGCATCCAGATGGTGCCCAAGGACTTCGACGAGGCCGCCCAGGTACTCGGGGCGAGCGCGTGGCAGCGGCTGTGGCACGTGACGCTGCCGCAGCTCAAGCCGAGCCTGCAGGTCGCGCTGATCCTGCGGACGATCCTCGCGTTGCAGGCCTTCGCGGTCGCGCAGGCGCTGACCGGCCGCGATTTCCCGCTGCTCGTCGGCGAGACCTACCAGTGGTACGTCAACCTGCAGAACCCGGCCGTGGCCAGCGCCGCCGCCCTCGTGGTGCTCGTCCTGTCGCTGGTGACCGCGGTGGTCTACCTGCGCACCATGCGGCAGCGGGAGGCGGCCGAGTGA